In Zingiber officinale cultivar Zhangliang chromosome 1A, Zo_v1.1, whole genome shotgun sequence, a genomic segment contains:
- the LOC122021174 gene encoding L-type lectin-domain containing receptor kinase VIII.1-like, whose product MMPHKSRDTVLSDSSWASFTHSPSFSLSRALLLNLALTLSLLRFLRSAAAAALLWKDRELCLRTDLRRTPTGGSLRWKKKGVSFRGNLFPRLRIFPMTTSSTASALLLAIFLLLVAPLSPGNCASTGEGNALFFSFGGPGKNLSFATEFALYGDAEMNSSEVRVTRAANESSGLMIYWKPVRFIGTKPGFSSSFSFSVSPGNGGGLAFFLSPVSVPLEPANGDWSRLSTSVVAVKFVTAASLVEVDVGGELLTKSGNLSDDGLLLILSRGEKLHSWIDYDGESKRIEVRLCQDKDPKEFAPSISHSIDLSYMLWREASWVGLSSWSGNSSHGSSIYSWNFTEKHGAPYLMHSEPLDPNSFVVRSKEGSRTRAYPWGVFVAMLVAAACGAILTFFTMLVWYALVSRRPVAPVEYPAHAAGVAYGKIESVGDKVLENCKK is encoded by the coding sequence ATGATGCCACATAAAAGCAGAGACACTGTACTATCAGATTCTTCTTGGGCTTCGTTCACCCATTCACCTTCCTTTTCTCTCTCCCGTGCCCTTCTCCTAAACCTTGCCCTAACCTTATCCCTTTTGAGGTTCCTAcgatccgccgccgccgccgcgctACTGTGGAAGGATCGGGAGCTCTGTCTTCGGACGGATTTAAGACGGACTCCGACTGGAGGTTCGCTGCGATGGAAGAAGAAAGGCGTGAGCTTTCGAGGTAATTTGTTCCCTCGCCTACGGATCTTTCCAATGACGACGTCCTCGACGGCTTCCGCTCTCCTTCTCGCCATCTTCCTTCTGCTTGTCGCCCCCTTGTCGCCTGGGAACTGCGCATCGACTGGCGAAGGTAAcgctctcttcttctctttcggTGGGCCGGGGAAAAATCTGAGCTTCGCCACCGAGTTTGCCCTCTATGGCGATGCTGAGATGAATAGCTCGGAGGTGAGGGTGACGCGTGCGGCGAACGAGAGCTCCGGGCTTATGATTTACTGGAAACCAGTCAGATTCATCGGCACCAAGCCCGGGTTCTCTTCGTCCTTCTCGTTCTCTGTTTCGCCCGGCAATGGCGGAGGCCTAGCTTTCTTTTTATCTCCGGTCAGCGTTCCCTTGGAACCGGCGAATGGCGACTGGTCTAGGTTATCAACCAGTGTCGTTGCAGTGAAGTTTGTGACGGCAGCAAGCCTCGTCGAAGTCGATGTTGGCGGAGAACTTTTGACAAAAAGCGGTAATCTTTCCGACGATGGTTTGCTTCTCATCCTCAGCAGAGGAGAAAAATTGCATTCTTGGATTGATTACGACGGAGAATCGAAGAGAATAGAGGTCAGGCTTTGCCAGGATAAGGATCCAAAGGAATTCGCCCCTTCGATCTCTCACTCGATCGATTTGTCTTACATGTTGTGGAGGGAGGCGTCCTGGGTGGGTTTATCTTCCTGGAGTGGCAATTCCAGTCATGGCAGTAGCATATACTCGTGGAATTTTACAGAGAAGCATGGAGCTCCATACCTGATGCATTCCGAACCCCTGGATCCCAATTCGTTCGTGGTGCGATCGAAAGAGGGAAGTCGAACGAGGGCTTACCCGTGGGGAGTTTTCGTGGCGATGCTGGTTGCCGCTGCTTGCGGCGCAATTCTGACATTCTTCACCATGCTTGTCTGGTATGCGCTCGTCTCACGCCGTCCGGTGGCTCCTGTAGAATACCCTGCGCACGCAGCGGGAGTTGCATATGGAAAGATCGAATCAGTCGGAGACAAGGTCCTCGAGAATTGCAAGAAATAG
- the LOC122021184 gene encoding RNA polymerase II C-terminal domain phosphatase-like 2, whose protein sequence is MTSRRAGISCKVYHGDVFLGDAEAFPTTNTSGGNAQPLPFLSGNEIRIDHLSPPSERCPPLSVLQSINPFAVRCKVQAKSVAEHPLRRLYLSCFNEFRSAVMVTGNEELHLVAMPSKVEKVSCFWCCSVQAGLYASCLGMLNLRCLAIVFDLDETLIVANTMRSFDDRIEALSRKIDGEKDPIRISGMSAELKRYVEDKDFLKQYIEMDTVTDNGRSITAQNEEVPPIPGVQERITRPVIRMKERNIVLTRINPENHDTSVFVRLRPAWEDLRSYLTAKGRRRFEVFVCTMAERDYALEIWRLLDPDSHLISSKQLMDRIVCVKSGLRKSLQHVFQDNVCHPRMAMVIDDRLQVWDDKDQPHVHVVPAYTPYYAPQAEMANAVPVLCVARNVACNVRGGFFKEFDENLLQKVFELNYENEIVELPGAPDVSYYLIAEDCNNLQNNNREAPIVEGTIGSETEHRFNQLAYLVDEQQAKHQAQLNHSSTDDEMPVNITSANNKKLNVEVRQPISLASSVFVSVLQEIGRRCDSKIEFKFTNGNTKELPHSVEVLFSSERIGMGMGRTLKDAQSQAAENALRNLARDYVSFIGPLTGGMGAEINKNLLGNENGFLKGNFNSQDTAKKEN, encoded by the exons ATGACAAGTCGTCGGGCAGGGATTAGCTGCAAGGTGTACCACGGAGATGTTTTCCTTGGAGACGCGGAAGCTTTTCCGACGACCAACACTAGCGGCGGTAATGCCCAACCCTTGCCCTTCCTCAGTGGCAACGAGATACGCATAGATCACCTCTCGCCTCCCAGCGAGCGTTGCCCTCCCCTCTCCGTCCTCCAAAGCATCAACCCTTTCGCCGTCCGCTGCAAGGTCCAAGCCAAGTCGGTCGCTGAACACCCACTTCGTCGCCTCTACCTCTCATGCTTTAACGAATtcagg AGTGCCGTCATGGTCACGGGTAATGAAGAGCTGCATCTGGTGGCAATGCCGAGCAAGGTGGAGAAGGTATCTTGCTTTTGGTGCTGTTCGGTTCAGGCCGGGCTATATGCATCTTGTTTGGGCATGCTCAACTTGCGGTGCCTTGCCATTGTTTTTGATCTAGATGAGACGCTCATAGTTGCCAACACCATGAGATCATTTGATGACAGAATTGAGGCCCTCTCTCGAAAGATAGATGGTGAGAAAGATCCTATTAGGATTTCAGGAATGTCAGCTGAATTGAAGCGATATGTTGAGGACAAAGATTTCTTGAAGCAGTATATAGAGATGGATACTGTTACTGACAATGGGAGGTCAATTACTGCTCAGAACGAGGAAGTTCCACCAATTCCTGGTGTCCAGGAGAGAATTACTCGGCCTGTCATCAGAATGAAAGAAAGGAACATCGTCTTGACTCGGATCAATCCCGAG AACCATGATACTAGTGTTTTTGTAAGGCTAAGGCCTGCATGGGAGGATCTAAGGAGCTACCTAACTGCTAAAGGGCGACGAAGATTTGAAGTTTTTGTCTGCACAATGGCTGAAAGAGACTATGCTCTGGAGATTTGGAGGCTTCTTGATCCAGATTCTCATTTGATCAGTTCGAAACAACTTATGGATCGCATAGTATGTGTAAAATCAG GTTTGAGGAAATCATTGCAACATGTTTTCCAGGATAATGTGTGCCATCCTCGAATGGCTATGGTGATTGATGACCGATTGCAGGTTTGGGATGACAAAGACCAGCCTCACGTTCATGTTGTCCCTGCATATACTCCATATTATGCTCCTCAAGCAGAG ATGGCCAATGCTGTTCCGGTATTATGTGTTGCAAGAAATGTTGCATGTAATGTTCGAGGTGGCTTTTTCAA AGAATTCGATGAGAATTTACTACAGAAGGTATTTGAACTGAATTATGAGAATGAGATAGTTGAGTTACCTGGTGCTCCTGATGTGAGCTACTACTTAATCGCTGAG GATTGTAATAATTTACAAAACAACAATAGAGAAGCTCCTATAGTTGAGGGAACAATTGGTTCTGAAACAGAACATAGATTCAATCAACTG GCATATCTGGTTGATGAACAACAAGCAAAACATCAAGCTCAATTGAATCACTCTTCTACAG ATGATGAGATGCCAGTAAATATCACTTCTGCAAACAACAAAAAATTGAATGTGGAAGTAAGACAGCCAATCTCACTTGCGTCATCAGTTTTTGTTTCTGTACTGCAAGAGATTGGTAGAAGATGTGACTCAAAG ATTGAGTTCAAGTTTACCAATGGAAATACAAAGGAGTTGCCCCATTCTGTTGAG GTTTTATTTAGTAGTGAAAGAATTGGTATGGGGATGGGAAGGACACTGAAAGATGCTCAATCACAAGCTGCTGAGAATGCACTTCGTAATCTGGCCA GAGATTATGTATCATTTATTGGACCTCTTACTGGTGGCATGGGAGCTGAAATCAATAAGAATTTGCTTGGAAATGAGAATGGCTTCTTAAAGGGGAATTTCAACTCTCAGGATACAGCTAAGAAAGAAAACTGA